One window from the genome of Rhinolophus ferrumequinum isolate MPI-CBG mRhiFer1 chromosome 22, mRhiFer1_v1.p, whole genome shotgun sequence encodes:
- the LOC117015320 gene encoding histone H2A type 1 yields the protein MSGRGKQGGKARAKAKTRSSRAGLQFPVGRVHRLLRKGNYAERVGAGAPVYLAAVLEYLTAEILELAGNAARDNKKTRIIPRHLQLAIRNDEELNKLLGKVTIAQGGVLPNIQAVLLPKKTESHHKAKGK from the coding sequence ATGTCTGGGCGCGGGAAACAAGGCGGTAAGGCGCGCGCCAAGGCCAAGACGCGCTCGTCGCGGGCCGGCCTGCAGTTCCCCGTGGGCCGCGTGCACCGGCTGCTCCGCAAGGGCAACTACGCCGAGCGGGTCGGGGCCGGCGCGCCCGTGTACCTGGCGGCCGTGCTGGAGTACCTGACGGCCGAGATCCTGGAGCTGGCGGGCAACGCGGCCCGCGACAACAAGAAGACGCGCATCATCCCGCGCCACCTGCAGCTGGCCATCCGCAACGACGAGGAGCTCAACAAGCTGCTGGGCAAGGTCACCATCGCGCAGGGCGGCGTCCTGCCCAACATCCAGGCCGTGCTTCTGCCCAAGAAGACGGAGAGCCACCACAAGGCCAAGGGGAAATAG
- the LOC117015335 gene encoding histone H2B type 1-C/E/F/G/I has product MPEPAKSAPAPKKGSKKAVTKAQKKDGKKRKRSRKESYSVYVYKVLKQVHPDTGISSKAMGIMNSFVNDIFERIAGEASRLAHYNKRSTITSREIQTAVRLLLPGELAKHAVSEGTKAVTKYTSSK; this is encoded by the coding sequence ATGCCCGAGCCAGCCAAGTCCGCGCCCGCCCCGAAAAAGGGATCCAAGAAGGCGGTGACCAAGGCGCAGAAGAAGGACGGCAAGAAGCGCAAGCGCAGCCGCAAGGAGAGCTACTCGGTGTACGTGTACAAGGTGCTGAAGCAGGTGCACCCGGACACGGGCATCTCGTCCAAGGCCATGGGCATCATGAACTCGTTCGTCAACGACATCTTCGAGCGGATCGCGGGCGAGGCGTCCCGCCTGGCGCATTACAACAAGCGCTCGACCATCACGTCCCGGGAGATCCAGACGGCCGTGCGCCTGCTGCTGCCCGGGGAGCTGGCCAAGCACGCCGTGTCCGAGGGCACCAAGGCTGTCACCAAGTACACTAGCTCTAAGTGA